In Rosa rugosa chromosome 4, drRosRugo1.1, whole genome shotgun sequence, the genomic stretch CCACCATCTCGAGCTACACCAGCCCTTCCAGGCTCCCACACAAACATCGATGTGAACAATAGGAGTTTGTTGCCTAATGTCTAGCCAATAACAAGGCCCAAGTGACGCACCTCCAACGACGTACAAAAACAATCACGAAGAAGTACGACTCCACCACCATTGAAGCATTGATGGTCATCACCAAACCACCATTGTTGAAGAAGTAGGGCTGAAAGTTGATGACTGGTCTTAGGAGAACTGCAGCTGACAAGCAACAATAATCAATGTGGCCAATTTATAAAGATCCTCATGGGAACCACCCTCTAGAACCAACTGATGAGCGAATCATAGGTTAAACTCCCTTTGCAAACCAAAAACGTTATATCAAGAGCTACTGAGACCAAAAACTCTAACAAGGATGATATTCCTTTTCTCCAAGCAACTAATAATTGAGCAACCCCAAGTCTGATGACACAAGTTTGCAACCAATATCAAGATGAATCATCCTCTTCGTCCCAAAGTAGTCAGACCATTTAAAAAGTTTTGTTAAGAACAATTGAAATAACATTTAGGAATGGCTAATATTATTTCATTTACTAATTAATACGTGAACAAGAAATTAAGCTTTTATTCACATAATATATATACTTAGCTGAccttaaaaatataaatattcaAGGATTTGTGGTCTGGTAAAACTATTTACCATTTTTATTTACGGTCatatgtttaagtctttattcaATTTAATGTAGGAGGTGGAAAGTGTTGTACCTCTCGACTGTCATGAATCTCGAAATCTTTCAGACAGTATAACAGCACATGAACTATTtaccaagaatcacaagaaattgATAGAGGATGCAGAAAATTCGACGAAAGGAACAACAACTTCTTGTACAGTTGTAGGTGCTCTTATTGTTACAATGACGTTTGCTGCAGCTTTCACAGTTCCTGGTGGAAATAATGACAACACAGGCCTTCCCTTGGTACTATATAGAAAGTTGTTCAAGGTTCTTATAGTTTCAGATACCATATCACTTGTTTCTTCCACAACTTCAGTGATTACATTCCTGGGAATACTCACCTCACGTTATGCAAAAGATGATTTTCTCAAATCTTTGCCCACAAAGATGATGATTGGCCTGTTCACACTTTTTTTCTCTATTGCCACCATGATGATTGCATTTTCTTGTGCACTTGTCATTGTGCTTGACGGAGAAGCATGGATTGTTATACCATGTATTTTGTTTGCTAGTGTTCCAGCCATATCATTTGTATGGTTGTTGTTTCCTCTCCTCGGCAAAATTTTCATGTCTACTTATGGACCTGGAATATTTGACAAAAGAAATAAAGTCAAACCCTGATTTACTAATTTGATGCTATCTTTGATATGGGTCTTATTATCCTAGGTTTCATGTAGTAGGTTATGTAAAAGCCTAATAGTAGTCATGTTTTTTCTTTAATGGGAAGAGGTTTCAACCTAACTGGGTGCCTCATTGCTGCACCTTAATATCTAATAGTTGTCATGTtagcattttattttattttattaaggaAGCAATGTAAGAGCTAACTCGCCTGGCAGGAACTGTCTCAGGTTTCATCTTGAAATCTGAAGTGGCGCTGctgggcccaccttagaagaaattttaccaaaaatttggcggaacttcccctaaaaatgagctaccaaaaacctgtagaaagacatttacacttctaaaccatccatccttattctcctggagccaccctgctccccaaatcacaacgtcttccaattcacattacacaactctcaacttaataacattaatttcacggttatcagagcaatatttctaAAACAAAAGGTGTAATAGAATAAAAAAGTAAAGAGGGTGAAGGATCGATAAATCCTACAATGCagaagcagtgacaactatgcctcaactccatgtacgcccgacctcaactaatctagcctgcaaactgggcatttgaaaccgaagggcccaggggaaaagtattgaaaaacacgttagtgtgagtggacaaagataattaatcaagataatttaaataaagcaaatttgaatactttcccacgtatttaaacttataaaacctctatgcatgcaacgtttataaaacgtatTTCTTTAACCTCAAAATCTCGTAAAAACATActagccccgctggttaagagaaatcgCACTAacccccgctagtcaagtaacagtaggatatggggaagaagaaattatcaccatacgggtaaaggagccctTTAGGCTCTACCGTCGACTGTCACTCAcgcatagattgtgtgaggaggagaactaataacctcgactaccactcacgtgaggaggagaataaatcacctcaactgccactcacaaacacaaagtaagtgaggataAGACACTAACAAAACGACCTAAGTATGGTGAGgacactacaagagaaaatgtcATCAGCGACAACCCAAAGTTGTCGTAAAAAGTCTAAATTTCTCGCTTAATTGAAAATGTGACGACTTTGGGTTGTCGCAATTAGTTGTCGCATAATGTGTTTTACTGATCGTCAAAAGCGACGAAATTACACGGTTGTCACTTTTTCAATATGCGACGCAATTGGTTCATTACATATTACAAACTATGAGACACACAAGTGTGTTAAAAAAAACTACATGCGAGACTTTATATTTGTTACTGTTTTTAATATACGAGGATTCATTTACGTTGCATATTCCATCTGCGGGGCTTGTATATTTGTTGCATTTGAAATATGCGACGCAATTCGGTCCTCGCATATATGATTATGTGACACATATACATTTGTTGTAGATACTTACATGTGAGACTTTTTGTTTGTCTCGTATAATTTCGTTGAGGAATCAATTGCATTGCATATTGAAAATGCAACAACTGTGTAATTTCGTCacttttgacaatcagtaaaacacattaAGCGACAACTAATTGTGACAATTCAAAGTCGTCGCATTTTTAATTAAGCGAGAAATTTAGACTTTTTACGACAACTTTAGGTTGTTGCCCATATCTTATAAAGATATGCAATATCACCATAGTTGTTGAAAATATAAAATGCAAGACTAaatatttgttgaaaaaaataataggcGAGGTCACATATAATGTTGCATATACTGATTTACAACATATGCAAAACTATTATCGTTTGTTGCAAATGATCTTAGATGAGGCTAGTTGTTTGTCCCATttaacaattatttatttaaaaattccaaaataattttaatattcaaaaacaaaaattaatttattaataatattcTACAAATAATAATATTCAAAGACCTATTAAATCATAAACCAAATAAAGTCTACAAATATTTTACCCAAAAATAATAtacctaaaataaaaaagaaaaagaaaaatagtttACTAAGACTAGCTAAAACCTAAACCAAATATTACTGAAACCCACTTTGTGAATCAcaaatcttcatcttcatcaaatgTCTCATCTTTTGAATTGTCTGCATTGTTTCGGACACCATCTTCATCTCTTAGCTATCCTCCAAGCATGTTAAATAAAAGGCATAGCTCAGCCACGATTCGTACTCTTCTCTTTCGGCCCAACTTACGCTGCATTGCCAATTTCTTTTGCTCAATATAGAACATGACACTTCTATGGAGATTTTAAACCTATCAACCAAATAACATGTTCAGGACCATGATATAAGATGCTCTGGACTATTTCTAGTGcagggacaaaaaaaaaaaaaaaaaactacggTCTAGTTTTTCATTACAAAAAGAATACGACAATCAACTTCCAATCGAGCGTCAATACCTCCCAAAAGATTTTAATCGCCAGGGTCCCCTCAGATTGACCACCAGTGTATTGTGTGTTCTTTCTAA encodes the following:
- the LOC133707231 gene encoding ankyrin repeat-containing protein NPR4-like isoform X2, whose translation is MLKLARMRFAFLSGTRLTRWQRWLYDFMSLYRRFAKSLYIFCGIHCIYEMKSTHKWIFQFLHCMGEVTRIDNFTPDQLDMVQKSIFKAIEQGHYEFVTELYKANPKLILGTYDEEGRSIFHFAIENRQKEVYSLIYELEEEERHDIAAWFSNSGSMLHSAANLSSLPQFDDIQDASLQMQRELQWFKEVESVVPLDCHESRNLSDSITAHELFTKNHKKLIEDAENSTKGTTTSCTVVGALIVTMTFAAAFTVPGGNNDNTGLPLVLYRKLFKVLIVSDTISLVSSTTSVITFLGILTSRYAKDDFLKSLPTKMMIGLFTLFFSIATMMIAFSCALVIVLDGEAWIVIPCILFASVPAISFVWLLFPLLGKIFMSTYGPGIFDKRNKVKP